Proteins encoded within one genomic window of Arachis ipaensis cultivar K30076 chromosome B08, Araip1.1, whole genome shotgun sequence:
- the LOC107610973 gene encoding putative F-box protein At1g67623, translating into MAGSSQKGKMKVDVSVQHECLPNLLPREIWSSIATMVAWNSIQDLFNMKTSCKLFASACNSDAVYRHALVSVLPIDCFLDYSGRPAMTFLRRCTIAWNPAALFRVGMAHLFWCGHRRGGIQTLTEAAELGDVEACYISAMLLLSLGDKDENEIRRGFKFFGVIRKSGTVERCREVFTQVFAGPWSEIPPADPEEPVSCRSGNCRTCGTMDDVSNFSSVSCVQCLAEYKVRKFLGTIYV; encoded by the coding sequence ATGGCTGGAAGTTCCCAGAAGGGCAAAATGAAAGTGGACGTATCCGTTCAGCACGAATGTCTGCCGAATCTTCTTCCTCGCGAAATATGGTCGAGTATTGCCACGATGGTTGCATGGAATTCGATTCAGGATCTGTTCAACATGAAGACGAGTTGCAAGTTATTTGCATCTGCATGCAATTCCGACGCCGTGTACAGGCATGCCTTGGTGTCGGTGTTGCCGATTGATTGCTTCCTAGACTACTCTGGGCGGCCTGCAATGACATTTCTGCGTCGATGCACCATAGCGTGGAATCCGGCCGCTCTGTTCCGCGTAGGGATGGCTCATTTATTTTGGTGTGGCCACCGCAGAGGTGGTATACAGACCCTGACCGAGGCAGCAGAGTTGGGCGATGTGGAGGCCTGCTACATCTCTGCGATGCTGCTACTGTCGCTTGGTGACAAGGACGAGAATGAGATCCGCCGTGGATTCAAATTTTTCGGTGTGATCCGTAAGTCCGGCACAGTCGAAAGGTGCAGAGAGGTCTTCACGCAGGTGTTCGCGGGCCCGTGGTCGGAGATACCCCCGGCGGACCCAGAAGAGCCCGTGTCATGCCGTTCCGGCAATTGCCGTACCTGCGGAACCATGGATGATGTGAGCAATTTTTCCAGTGTATCGTGTGTGCAATGCCTGGCCGAATACAAGGTGCGGAAGTTCTTAGGGACTATTTACGTTTAA
- the LOC107610974 gene encoding uncharacterized protein LOC107610974, whose protein sequence is MERPTGTANLPHNIWTLITARIEAQSVRDLCSLRMSCTAARNSGDEDFVYRCVSIPIFDQRWWSFSSMHQGRRDFLAQCRQSGHLEVLFRSAVSDLFLGGCRFAGMEMMHVVAAHGHSAAWYIVLMMLMLRDDTEAKNKGLETFRGLEAAGALTTYKLVFRGVIQGTWTHLRCVPMLNTENLVYSSYACPSRGNMGAIYHHQRYRRGWHVTTVMEVLLIFCACIVGQTMI, encoded by the coding sequence ATGGAGCGTCCGACAGGAACCGCCAACCTTCCCCACAATATTTGGACTTTAATTACCGCGAGGATCGAAGCACAATCCGTCAGGGACTTGTGCAGTCTCAGGATGTCGTGCACCGCTGCACGCAATTCAGGAGATGAGGATTTCGTATACCGATGCGTCTCGATTCCAATTTTTGACCAACGATGGTGGAGTTTCAGTTCGATGCACCAAGGGCGGAGGGACTTCTTAGCGCAATGCAGGCAGAGCGGGCACCTGGAAGTTCTGTTTCGGTCTGCTGTGTCTGACCTTTTCCTCGGCGGGTGTCGTTTTGCTGGGATGGAAATGATGCACGTTGTCGCAGCCCACGGCCATTCGGCCGCCTGGTACATAGTGTTAATGATGTTGATGCTACGTGATGACACCGAGGCAAAGAACAAGGGCTTGGAAACATTTCGTGGGCTTGAGGCGGCCGGTGCCCTAACAACCTACAAATTGGTGTTCCGTGGCGTTATCCAAGGGACGTGGACACACCTGCGTTGCGTGCCAATGCTAAACACAGAGAATCTAGTTTATTCTTCGTATGCATGTCCAAGCCGTGGAAATATGGGTGCTATTTACCACCATCAACGCTATAGAAGAGGGTGGCACGTAACGACGGTGATGGAGGTGCTGCTCATCTTCTGTGCGTGCATTGTCGGGCAGACTATGATTTGA